From Strix uralensis isolate ZFMK-TIS-50842 chromosome 1, bStrUra1, whole genome shotgun sequence, a single genomic window includes:
- the KCNV1 gene encoding potassium voltage-gated channel subfamily V member 1, which produces MKSPPCCMSLSSQASLEEPGSSTSLGSLDSSVFSSEEERGPLLQKVIPSLDSFTINVGGSRFVMSQQTLSCYPDTRLGKLAVVVSAARDVASGLLELCDDANLVENEYFFDRSSQAFHYILNYYQTGRLHVMEQLCALSFLQEIQYWGLDELSIDSCCRDRYFRRKELSEALDIKKDAEELDAQDEEEDFSGSLCPSVRQKLWEVLEKPGSSAAARTFGTLSMAFVVVSIANMALISVELSWLAPPLLDALEYMCIAWFTVEFVLRFLCARDRCRFLRSVANIIDLLAILPFYITLLVESLCGGESSQELENVGRIVQVLRLLRALRMLKLGRHSTGLRSLGMTIAQCYEEVGLLLLFLSVGISIFSTVEYFVEQGVPGTTFTSVPGAWWWATTSMTTVGYGDIRPDTTIGKVVAFMCILSGILVLALPIAIINDRFSACYFTLKIKEAALRQREALKKLTKNSSSESNINVNLRDIYARSVMDMLRLKSRERASTRSSGADDFWF; this is translated from the exons ATGAAGTCGCCTCCCTGCTGCATGTCTCTTTCTTCCCAAGCATCCCTGGAGGAACCAGGGAGTAGCACATCCCTGGGCTCCCTGGACTCCAGTGTTTTCTCCAGTGAGGAAGAGCGGGGACCCCTGCTCCAGAAGGTCATTCCCTCCTTGGACTCTTTTACTATCAATGTAGGAGGCAGCCGCTTTGTGATGTCCCAGCAAACTTTGTCTTGCTACCCTGACACCCGTCTTGGCAAACTGGCTGTGGTGGTCTCTGCTGCCCGGGATGTGGCCTCTGGCCTCCTTGAGCTTTGCGATGACGCCAACCTCGTGGAGAATGAATATTTCTTTGACCGAAGCTCACAGGCGTTTCACTACATTCTGAATTACTACCAGACAGGGAGGCTGCATGTGATGGAACAGCTTTGTGCACTCTCCTTCCTGCAAGAGATCCAGTACTGGGGTTTGGATGAGCTCAGCATCGATTCCTGCTGCAGAGACCG GTACTTCAGGAGGAAGGAGCTGAGTGAGGCCTTAGACAtcaagaaagatgcagaagaaCTGGATGCCCAAGATGAAGAAGAGGACTTTTCTGGTAGCCTCTGTCCCAGTGTCAGACAAAAACTTTGGGAAGTTTTGGAAAAGCCTGgctcctctgcagctgccagGACTTTTGGCACTTTGTCCATGGCTTTTGTTGTTGTGTCCATTGCCAACATGGCTTTGATTTCAGTAGAGCTAAGCTGGCTGGCACCACCGCTACTGGATGCCCTAGAGTACATGTGCATTGCGTGGTTCACTGTGGAGTTTGTTCTGCGGTTCCTGTGTGCACGGGATCGGTGTCGCTTCCTAAGGAGTGTGGCAAACATCATAGACCTCCTTGCTATTTTACCTTTCTATATCACCCTGCTGGTGGAGAGTCTGTGTGGTGGGGAGAGCTCCCAAGAACTGGAGAACGTGGGGCGCATTGTCCAAGTGCTGAGACTGCTCAGAGCCCTGCGGATGTTGAAGCTGGGAAGACATTCAACAG GCTTGCGGTCTCTTGGAATGACTATCGCACAGTGCTACGAGGAGGTTggccttctgctgcttttcctttctgtaggAATATCTATATTTTCCACCGTGGAGTACTTTGTTGAGCAAGGTGTGCCAGGCACAACTTTCACAAGCGTACCTGGTGCTTGGTGGTGGGCAACAACTTCCATGACAACTGTTGGTTATGGTGACATTAGACCAGACACTACCATTGGTAAGGTAGTGGCCTTTATGTGTATACTATCAGGAATACTGGTTTTGGCTTTGCCAATAGCTATAATAAATGACCGTTTTTCTGCCTGTTACTTTACACTGAAGATAAAAGAAGCTGCTCTTCGGCAGCGTGAAGCTTTAAAGAAACTCACAAAGAACTCATCCAGCGAGTCAAATATAAATGTTAATTTGCGAGACATATATGCACGCAGTGTCATGGACATGTTACGGctaaaaagcagagagagagcaAGTACAAGGAGCAGTGGAGCAgatgatttttggttttga